In one Paracoccus everestensis genomic region, the following are encoded:
- a CDS encoding YigZ family protein translates to MQVFDKIIADRGSRYAVSGGPAASRAEAAALLAELKRSKRFAKATHNSWAAILSGEAVKDDDGEAGAGALILQMLDRAGLQDHVVIVTRWYGGKPLGGDRFRHVADAVRLYLRETGKG, encoded by the coding sequence ATGCAGGTCTTCGACAAGATCATCGCCGACCGGGGATCGCGCTATGCCGTGTCGGGCGGGCCTGCCGCCAGCCGGGCCGAGGCAGCGGCGCTGCTGGCCGAACTGAAGCGAAGCAAGCGGTTTGCCAAGGCAACCCATAACAGCTGGGCCGCGATCCTGAGCGGCGAGGCCGTCAAGGACGACGATGGAGAGGCCGGCGCGGGGGCGCTGATCCTGCAGATGCTGGACCGCGCGGGGCTGCAGGACCATGTGGTGATCGTGACCCGGTGGTATGGCGGCAAGCCGCTGGGCGGCGACCGCTTCCGCCATGTGGCGGATGCGGTCAGGCTTTACCTGCGCGAAACGGGCAAGGGTTAG
- a CDS encoding Fur family transcriptional regulator, translating into MENRASQLEQALRRAGVRVTRQRAALLRVIAGSEDHPDAAELHRRAEAAGAGVSLATVYRTLTTLQTQGVIEKLEFQGEPARWEAADQRHHDHMIDVDTGEVVEFINDRIERLQAEIAAEMGYEIVHHRLELYVRRRGG; encoded by the coding sequence ATGGAAAATCGTGCATCCCAGCTGGAACAGGCCCTGCGCAGGGCGGGCGTGCGGGTCACCCGTCAGCGCGCCGCGTTGTTGCGCGTGATTGCGGGCAGCGAGGATCATCCCGACGCCGCCGAACTGCACCGACGGGCCGAGGCTGCCGGGGCGGGGGTGTCGCTGGCGACCGTGTACCGCACTCTGACCACGCTGCAGACGCAAGGCGTGATCGAGAAGCTGGAATTCCAGGGCGAGCCCGCCCGGTGGGAGGCTGCCGACCAGCGGCACCACGATCACATGATCGACGTGGACACGGGCGAGGTGGTCGAGTTCATCAACGACCGGATCGAGCGTTTGCAGGCAGAGATCGCGGCCGAGATGGGATACGAGATCGTCCATCACCGGCTGGAGCTTTATGTGCGGCGGCGGGGTGGCTGA
- a CDS encoding metal ABC transporter substrate-binding protein, whose amino-acid sequence MKLPLALALALIALPAHADRLKVATTFTIIADMARNVAGDAADVESITKPGAEIHNYQPTSGDLIRSTDADLILVNGLNLESWFQQFIDQLGDIPVAVVSDGVQPMSINGGDYDGKPNPHAWMSLESALIYVDNIAAAMAGADPDNATAYQANANAYKAQITATIAPLRDAARALPDDRRWLVTSEGAFSYLARDFGLRELYLWPINADAQGTPQQVRHVIDVMRDNDVGVVFSESTVSDRPARRVASETGATYGGVLYVDSLSETDGPVPTYLDLLRVTSETIVNGLRND is encoded by the coding sequence ATGAAACTGCCCCTTGCCTTGGCCTTGGCGCTGATCGCCCTGCCCGCCCATGCCGACAGGCTGAAGGTAGCGACCACGTTTACCATCATCGCCGACATGGCCCGCAACGTCGCGGGCGATGCGGCGGACGTGGAATCCATCACCAAGCCGGGGGCCGAAATCCACAATTACCAGCCCACCTCCGGCGACCTGATCCGCTCCACGGATGCGGACCTGATCCTGGTGAACGGGCTGAACCTTGAATCCTGGTTCCAGCAATTCATCGACCAGCTTGGCGACATTCCCGTGGCCGTTGTCAGCGACGGGGTCCAGCCCATGTCGATCAACGGCGGCGATTACGACGGCAAGCCGAACCCCCATGCCTGGATGTCGCTGGAATCCGCGCTGATCTATGTGGACAACATCGCGGCGGCCATGGCTGGCGCCGATCCCGACAACGCGACGGCCTATCAAGCCAATGCGAACGCCTACAAGGCGCAGATCACCGCGACCATCGCCCCCTTGCGCGACGCCGCCCGCGCCCTGCCAGACGACCGCCGCTGGCTGGTCACCTCCGAAGGCGCGTTTTCCTATCTGGCCCGCGATTTTGGGCTGCGCGAACTGTATCTTTGGCCGATCAATGCCGATGCGCAGGGCACGCCGCAGCAGGTGCGCCATGTGATCGACGTGATGCGCGACAACGATGTGGGCGTGGTGTTTTCGGAATCCACCGTATCCGACCGCCCGGCCCGCCGCGTGGCCTCGGAAACCGGCGCGACCTATGGCGGCGTTCTCTATGTGGACAGCCTGTCCGAGACTGACGGCCCTGTTCCCACCTACCTCGACCTGCTGCGTGTCACATCGGAAACCATCGTGAACGGCCTGCGGAATGACTGA